TGGAGGAAGATGATGAAGGTAAAAGAGCTTACCGTTGAGCAACTGAAGGCGTTGATTGATGAAGCAATAGAAGACAAGCTGGCTGAAATCATGGGTGACCCGGACCGGGGGCTTGAACTGACCGATGAAGCCAGGCGCAGGATTGAGGAGTCACTGTCCGCCCTGAAGCGGGGAGAAAAAGGTATCCCCCTTGAAGAACTTGCCGGAGAGATGGGTATAGTCCTGGAATGAGCTACAGCGTCCGGTTTAGCGCCTCAGCATCCGCCCGTATCAGGCAACTGGATAACGTTATCGCCCGGCGCGTGCTGAACAGGATTAAGTGGCTTTCAGAAAACTTTGAAACCCTGAGTCCGGAACCATTGACCGGCAGCTATGCCGGACTCTATAAAGTCCGAATCGGCAGCTACCGATTGGTCTATTCTATTGACCACGAGGAAAAATTACTTAACATCATCTTATTTGACCATCGCAAAGACGTGTACCGGAGGCGCTGACTGTTTGATATTCCAAGTCGGCTATTTTAAAGGAGGTGCTTATGCCAGAACCCAGAGCTAAAATCGGGGTTATCGGGGGGACGGGGCTTTATGATATCGAGGGGCTGACCGATATTAAAGAAGTTGATATTGATACGCCCTTCGGCAAGCCGAGCGATACTATTGTCACCGGCAGGCTGGAGGGAGTCGGGGTCGCCTTTCTGCCCCGTCACGGCAGGGGGCACCGCATCTCACCTTCGGAATTGCCGGCGCGGGCCAATATCTACGCCCTGAAGTCGCTGGGGGTGGAGCACATCATCGCCATCAACTCGGCGGGCAGTTTCAAGAAAGAGGTCAAGCCCGGCGACCTGCTCATCCCCGACCAGCTAATCGACCGCACCCGGGGGCGTACCGGCACCTTCTTCAGCGATGGCATCGTCGCCCACATCGCCTTCGCCGACCCATTTTGCCCGGACTTGAGCCGGGTGGTGTATGAGTCGGCGCAGGAGGCGGGGGCCAGTGTTCATCCCACGGGTACCATGGTGGTCATGGAGGGTCCCGCCTTCTCCACGCGGGCGGAATCGAGGCTCTACCGCTCCTGGGGAGCGGATATCATCGGTATGACGGCGCTGCCGGAAGCCAAGCTGGCGCGGGAGGCGGAAATCTGCTACGCTATCATCGGCTGCGTCACCGACTACGATAGCTGGTGGCAGCCGGGTGAGGCGGTAACGGTCGAGATAATCCTGGAGACCCTGCGCAAGAACGTCGATATGTCAAAGCGGATCATCAAGCTGGCGGTGGGGAAAATTCCGCACATGCGCAACTGCGCATGTGCGACAG
The nucleotide sequence above comes from Dehalococcoidales bacterium. Encoded proteins:
- a CDS encoding type II toxin-antitoxin system RelE/ParE family toxin; translated protein: MSYSVRFSASASARIRQLDNVIARRVLNRIKWLSENFETLSPEPLTGSYAGLYKVRIGSYRLVYSIDHEEKLLNIILFDHRKDVYRRR
- the mtnP gene encoding S-methyl-5'-thioadenosine phosphorylase: MPEPRAKIGVIGGTGLYDIEGLTDIKEVDIDTPFGKPSDTIVTGRLEGVGVAFLPRHGRGHRISPSELPARANIYALKSLGVEHIIAINSAGSFKKEVKPGDLLIPDQLIDRTRGRTGTFFSDGIVAHIAFADPFCPDLSRVVYESAQEAGASVHPTGTMVVMEGPAFSTRAESRLYRSWGADIIGMTALPEAKLAREAEICYAIIGCVTDYDSWWQPGEAVTVEIILETLRKNVDMSKRIIKLAVGKIPHMRNCACATALEMAIVTAPEKIPGGQKRKLNLIIGKYVK